The Desulfovibrio sp. Fe33 genome includes a window with the following:
- a CDS encoding XrtA-associated tyrosine autokinase: MSRIEDALKKASEKRSESLRPEPAGTAGPVEKGNAFADSAQVSFQETAAMQTEAFERARGQRMLVSMNEPVSLAAEEFRKLKQSLVRKTKRSGFQNTLLVTSGTVGEGKSVTAVNLAISLAQEFDHTVLLVDADIRSPSCHELLCMENGYGLSDCLIEGAPISKGMVKTGIGKLSFLSAGSPVPNVGELLASKRMQETLAEMKNRYADRYIIIDSPPVLPFAESRNLSRMADGVVLVIKEGQASQADLRDTIEALQGSNILGAVYTQASRATRGLSAEAYMKYKYYHHAR, from the coding sequence ATGAGCAGAATAGAAGATGCATTGAAAAAGGCCTCTGAAAAGCGGAGCGAAAGCCTGCGGCCGGAGCCTGCCGGGACTGCCGGTCCCGTTGAAAAGGGGAACGCTTTCGCCGATTCGGCCCAGGTCTCTTTTCAGGAGACTGCGGCCATGCAGACGGAAGCCTTCGAACGTGCCAGGGGACAGCGTATGCTCGTCTCCATGAACGAACCGGTTTCCCTGGCCGCCGAGGAGTTTCGCAAACTCAAGCAGAGCCTGGTCCGCAAGACCAAGCGCAGCGGGTTCCAGAACACCCTGCTCGTGACCAGCGGAACGGTCGGCGAGGGGAAGAGCGTGACGGCCGTGAACCTGGCCATCAGCCTTGCCCAGGAATTCGATCATACCGTGCTGCTGGTGGATGCCGACATCCGTTCCCCCAGTTGCCATGAACTCCTTTGCATGGAGAACGGCTACGGCTTGTCCGACTGCCTCATCGAGGGAGCCCCCATCAGCAAGGGGATGGTCAAGACCGGCATCGGCAAGCTCTCGTTCCTGTCCGCCGGATCCCCCGTTCCCAACGTGGGCGAGCTGCTGGCCTCCAAGCGGATGCAGGAGACGCTGGCCGAGATGAAGAACCGCTACGCCGACCGCTACATCATCATCGACTCGCCGCCGGTGCTTCCTTTTGCCGAATCGCGCAACCTGAGCCGCATGGCCGACGGCGTTGTCCTGGTCATCAAGGAGGGACAGGCGTCCCAGGCGGACCTGCGGGACACCATCGAGGCCCTTCAGGGCTCCAACATCCTCGGCGCGGTCTACACCCAGGCCAGCCGGGCGACCCGAGGCCTGAGCGCGGAAGCGTACATGAAATACAAATACTATCACCACGCCAGGTAG
- a CDS encoding XrtA/PEP-CTERM system-associated ATPase translates to MYEKFFKFGSKPFDLLPNPDLLFMSRTHGKALSYLRYGIEERAGFILLTGEVGAGKTTLIRLLMKDHMDKVTLSKVTNTKVDSHQLLTMINDDFGLETEGRSKAALVRELNEFLIDQYALGQRCVLIIDEAQNLCAELLEEVRMLSNLETDGGKLLQIILAGQPELKETLNSHTLLQLRQRIQIGCHLSPLKPEEVRDYILYRMECAGNREAVQFSDEAFARISEQTRGVPRLINILCDYLLIDAYAAERREIGGQDVAEIVDELDFERQYWPEKKSERSVGGTVQSRARALPGQAQKVLRAIRGLEDRLDYLERQSARDLPSTMAGLLDRIEELERQVSYQKQQLEALRLMQQTRAMASRIEPPADPAVKPEPPRKKSWAYRVLFGGE, encoded by the coding sequence ATGTACGAGAAGTTCTTCAAATTCGGCTCCAAGCCGTTCGACCTCCTGCCGAACCCGGACCTGCTGTTCATGAGCAGGACCCATGGCAAGGCGTTGTCGTACCTCCGGTACGGCATTGAGGAGCGCGCGGGCTTCATCCTGCTTACCGGCGAAGTCGGAGCGGGGAAAACCACGCTGATCCGGTTGCTGATGAAGGACCACATGGACAAGGTGACATTGTCCAAAGTCACCAACACCAAGGTGGATTCCCATCAGTTGCTGACCATGATCAACGACGACTTCGGGCTGGAGACAGAGGGGCGGTCCAAGGCCGCTCTCGTGCGGGAGCTCAATGAATTCCTCATCGATCAATACGCCCTGGGCCAGCGTTGCGTCCTGATAATCGACGAGGCCCAGAACCTGTGCGCCGAACTCCTCGAGGAAGTGCGGATGCTCTCCAACCTGGAGACGGACGGCGGCAAGTTGTTGCAGATCATTCTCGCAGGCCAGCCCGAGCTCAAGGAGACCCTCAACAGCCACACCCTGTTGCAGTTGCGTCAGCGCATCCAGATCGGCTGCCATCTCTCTCCGTTGAAGCCGGAAGAAGTCCGGGATTACATCCTTTACCGGATGGAGTGCGCCGGCAACCGCGAAGCCGTGCAGTTTTCCGACGAAGCCTTCGCCCGCATCAGCGAGCAGACCCGTGGCGTCCCCAGGCTCATCAATATCTTGTGCGACTACCTGCTTATCGACGCCTACGCCGCAGAGCGCCGCGAGATCGGAGGCCAGGACGTGGCCGAGATCGTCGATGAACTCGACTTCGAGCGCCAGTACTGGCCCGAGAAGAAGTCGGAGAGATCGGTCGGCGGCACGGTTCAGAGCCGCGCGCGGGCCTTGCCCGGCCAGGCGCAGAAGGTGCTGCGGGCCATCCGCGGCCTTGAGGATCGCCTGGACTATCTGGAGCGGCAGAGCGCGCGCGATCTGCCCTCGACCATGGCCGGTCTTTTGGACCGCATCGAGGAGTTGGAGAGACAGGTCTCTTATCAGAAGCAGCAATTGGAGGCTTTGCGGCTGATGCAGCAGACCCGGGCGATGGCAAGCCGGATCGAGCCCCCGGCCGATCCCGCCGTGAAGCCGGAGCCGCCGCGGAAAAAGAGCTGGGCATACAGAGTATTGTTCGGAGGGGAGTGA
- a CDS encoding TIGR03016 family PEP-CTERM system-associated outer membrane protein, with amino-acid sequence MTSLLPKLLAAVLLAACLCPAAFAADLTFQPRVTVTGEYNDNVEQVDGGKGDWVGIVKPGLSLIYEHSRVLLDIAYDFEHKRYANQVLSDEYNNYLKSSLAVEAIKDLFYVDVSDNFQKVYTDVERGDVPEGDTSNGTTDQNIFSFKPYFSFPLQDRTTLSTGVQFKDIWYSEEDNVDKRVYSLFADVNHELTEKFSMQFGVGFDKQDPRYEEGGFNRYSSTVGAMYSYAEGSFVEASITPTYTDYVLTRASDKQYVPYSLSITHAFSNRLTGTAYTEMDFAEDPTSSVTKNEFRHGVEIDREYARGHVGFALEYRDYESENTASRTTYWRPSIKGAHQLTERLGFNYNVYMDLDTNPDSDKYLFALTSLRYELSEQFSCSINYRFKNNDAERSESDYISNTVGLSVSWVY; translated from the coding sequence ATGACATCACTTCTTCCGAAATTGCTTGCGGCCGTGTTGTTGGCGGCATGTCTGTGCCCGGCTGCGTTTGCCGCCGACCTGACCTTCCAGCCGCGTGTGACGGTCACCGGCGAGTACAACGACAATGTGGAGCAGGTCGACGGCGGCAAGGGCGATTGGGTTGGCATCGTCAAGCCCGGTTTGAGTCTGATTTACGAGCACAGCCGGGTGCTTCTGGATATAGCGTACGATTTCGAGCACAAGCGGTACGCCAATCAGGTCTTGTCGGACGAGTACAACAACTATCTCAAATCGAGTCTGGCCGTGGAGGCCATCAAGGACTTGTTCTACGTCGACGTCAGCGACAACTTTCAGAAAGTCTATACGGATGTGGAACGCGGCGACGTTCCGGAAGGCGATACCAGCAACGGGACCACGGATCAGAACATCTTTTCGTTCAAGCCGTATTTCAGCTTTCCTTTGCAGGATCGGACGACCTTGAGCACGGGCGTTCAATTCAAGGACATCTGGTATTCGGAAGAAGACAATGTGGACAAGCGGGTCTACTCGCTCTTCGCCGACGTGAATCACGAATTGACCGAAAAGTTCTCGATGCAGTTCGGCGTGGGGTTCGACAAACAGGATCCCCGGTACGAGGAAGGCGGCTTCAACCGCTACAGCTCCACCGTGGGAGCCATGTATTCCTATGCGGAAGGCTCCTTCGTGGAGGCGAGCATCACACCCACGTACACGGATTACGTTTTGACCCGGGCTTCGGACAAGCAGTACGTGCCGTATTCGCTGAGCATAACCCACGCCTTTTCCAACAGGCTGACCGGCACCGCGTACACCGAGATGGATTTTGCCGAGGACCCGACATCGTCCGTAACCAAGAACGAATTCAGGCACGGAGTTGAGATTGATCGCGAGTACGCGAGGGGCCACGTAGGCTTCGCATTGGAATACAGGGATTACGAATCGGAGAACACGGCCAGCAGGACGACATACTGGCGGCCAAGCATAAAAGGAGCGCATCAACTCACGGAACGGTTGGGATTCAACTACAATGTCTACATGGATTTGGACACGAATCCGGACAGCGACAAGTATTTGTTCGCGTTGACCAGCCTTCGCTACGAGCTCTCGGAACAATTCAGCTGCAGTATCAATTACCGATTCAAGAACAACGACGCCGAACGGTCGGAGAGCGACTACATATCCAATACCGTGGGCCTGTCAGTGTCCTGGGTGTATTAA